The following are encoded together in the Salvia hispanica cultivar TCC Black 2014 chromosome 6, UniMelb_Shisp_WGS_1.0, whole genome shotgun sequence genome:
- the LOC125192736 gene encoding uncharacterized protein LOC125192736 has protein sequence MDPCPFLRIVIANLALKFPPNSHPPSSSHYCKIKFEGFPTQFADVSLHADALDSRVHGCFLFSKPELEKLAAKSTRFSSLKIEIHRRGGRGCGFGKLLGYAVVHLDLRGILEDMGKCVIQNGWVAVGGSGVKLHLNVRAEPDPRFVFLFDGEPECSPQVFQVNGNVKQPVFTCKFGLRNATERSRSSLSEPSTSASCFGSGGKGHPIKERKGWSITIHDLSGFPVAAASMVTPFVPSPGTDRVSRSNPGAWLILRPGHSTWRPWGRLEAWSDGNRLGYRFDLIPDGGIDAITLANSSIPTKNGGKFTIDVNSGPTPMTSPNNSFDLSSGSGSGSDLGSALGSGSWAHLLYRGFVMSSTVQGNGRPEVEVGVQHVSCTEDAAAFVALAAAMDLSMDACRPFSRKLRKELRQPDLE, from the exons ATGGATCCCTGCCCTTTCCTGCGGATTGTCATCGCCAATTTGGCCCTCAAATTCCCCCCCAACTCACACCCCCCTTCCTCCTCCCACTACTGCAAAATCAAATTCGAAGGCTTCCCCACTCAATTCGCCGACGTCTCGCTCCACGCCGACGCCCTCGACAGCAGAGTCCACGGCTGTTTCCTCTTCAGCAAGCCGGAGCTCGAGAAATTAGCGGCCAAATCGACCAGATTCTCGTCTCTGAAGATCGAGATTCACCGGCGGGGCGGCCGAGGCTGCGGATTCGGCAAGCTGCTTGGCTATGCGGTGGTGCACTTGGATTTGAGGGGTATTCTCGAGGATATGGGCAAATGCGTCATCCAAAACGGGTGGGTCGCGGTCGGCGGGTCGGGTGTCAAGTTGCACCTCAATGTGCGGGCCGAGCCCGACCCCAGATTTGTCTTCTTGTTCGACGGAGAGCCCGAGTGCAGCCCGCAGGTTTTTCAGGTCAATGGGAATGTTAAACAGCCGGTTTTTACTTGCAAGTTCGGTTTGAGGAATGCTACCGAGAGATCTAG GTCTTCACTATCAGAACCAAGCACCTCAGCAAGCTGCTTCGGCTCCGGCGGAAAGGGACATCccataaaagagagaaaaggatGGTCCATCACCATCCACGACTTGTCCGGATTCCCGGTTGCCGCAGCCTCAATGGTGACGCCGTTCGTGCCATCACCGGGAACAGACAGAGTGAGCCGGTCCAACCCTGGGGCGTGGCTGATCCTGAGGCCGGGGCACAGCACGTGGAGGCCGTGGGGGCGGCTCGAGGCGTGGAGTGACGGCAACCGCCTAGGTTACCGCTTCGACCTCATCCCTGACGGCGGCATTGACGCCATCACCCTCGCCAACTCCAGCATCCCCACCAAGAACGGCGGGAAATTCACCATCGACGTCAACAGTGGGCCAACGCCAATGACAAGCCCCAATAACAGCTTCGACCTCAGCTCGGGGTCGGGTTCCGGGTCGGATCTTGGCTCGGCGTTGGGTTCCGGGTCGTGGGCGCATTTGTTGTACAGAGGGTTTGTGATGTCGTCGACGGTGCAAGGCAACGGCAGGCCGGAGGTGGAAGTCGGGGTGCAACACGTGAGTTGCACGGAGGATGCGGCGGCGTTCGTGGCGTTGGCAGCTGCGATGGATCTCAGCATGGATGCTTGCAGGCCGTTTTCAAGAAAGCTCCGCAAAGAGCTGCGCCAACCGGATCTCGAATAG